The DNA region CGACGAACTCGATCATGCGCTACAGGCGGCGGCGCGCGCCCGTGACGATGGGGCCGACGACGAACTCGTGCTGGCCGCCGCGTTGCACGACCTGGCCCACAGCCCGCTGCTAGGCCCGGTGTCCGACGATCGACACGACCGAGTCGCGCAGCTTTGGTTGACGCCCAGGTTCGGGTCGCGCGTCGGGTGGCTGGCCGGCGCCCACGTCGTGGCCAAGCGCTATCTCGCCGCCACCGATCCGCGTTACGCGGCAACGCTTTCGACGACGTCGGTGTGTTCCCTGGAGCACCAGGGGGGCCCAGGCCTCGACCTGGACTTCGTCACGCACCCGTGGCGCGATGACGCGCTGCGGCTACGCCGCTACGACGACGCCGCCAAGGATCCGTACGCTTCCGGTATGACGATCGAGGATGTGCTTGCCGTTGCGGCCCGGCTCGCGCAGGCATGAACCGACTGCCCAAAGCCCATGTCGTGCGGATCGGCGTCGACGAGATTCTGGCCGGTCTCGACGAAGGCGATCCGGTACCTCCGGAGCGTGAGCTCGCGCTGCGTTTCGGCGTAGCGCGCGAAACCGTCCGGCAGGCTCTGCACGAGCTGCTCGTCGAAGGCCGTATCGCACGCCGGGGCCGGGGTACCGTCGTCGCCCAACCCAAACTGGTGCAGCGACTTTCGTTGCAGTCCTACACCGAAGGCGCCGCCCGGCAGGGCCACGTTCCGGGTCGGCGGCTGGTCGGGTGGGAAGTCGTGTCGGCCACTGCGGAGCTGGCCTCGGCGCTCGACGTCAGTCCCGGCGCCGACGTGATGCACCTCGAGCGGGTGCTCCTGGTAGACGGCCAGGGAATCGGGCTGGAGAGCACCTATCTGGCCACATCGCGGTTCGGGTACCTGCTCGACACCTTCGATCCGACCACGTCGCTGTATGCGGCGATCCGGGCCGGCGGAGTGGAATTCGGTCACGCGGTCGAGCGGATCGAGACGGTGCTGGCTTCACCGCGGGAGGCCACACTGCTGGAGTCGAGCACCGCGATGCCGATGCTGCTGCTCAATCGGCGCTCGTTCGACACCGCCGGGCAGCCCATCGAAACGGTGCGTGCGCTCTACCGTGGTGACCGCATCTCATTCGAGACGGTGCTGAGCTAGGCCCGCCGACACCAGCCCGGCCCAATCCTGGGCTCGGGGGCGTTGCGCAGCCCACGATTGGGCGATCCGGGCGACCATCGGATGCCCTCCGGAGGCGACGGCCACCTGATCCCGGGTGCGTGGGCCGCCGTGCGCGCCGCGGCGCTGCGCGCAGTCCGCTGTCGAGAACCAGGCGTACGGCTCAGAGGCGACCACCCGCAATCCCGGTTCGCACAACCAGGACCGCTCGATCCCGGGGATGTCGGTCAGCCAACGCTCGTCGTCGGCGTCGGGACCCAACACCACCGCTGCGGTGCCCTCGTGGAACACCTGGGCGTGCACCCCACGGCGCAGCGCCAGGCCCGCGAGGTCGATGCGGTGGCCGTCGTGAATCGTCTCCTGGTCGTGGTCGGAGGCGATGAGCAGCACCAGGTCTTCCCAGCGTGAGCCCAGTGCATCGACCAGTTCGGCCAGGGCCGCGTCGGTCGCCCGGTAGGCCTGCCCTGCTTCGGCACTGTCGGGTCCGTGGAGGTGTGAGGCGGTGTCGGGGCCGTTGAAATGCACGACCAGTAGATCGGGACGGCGCTCGACGGCATCCAGGGCGTGGGGCAGGACAGCGCGGTCGGCGGCGTAACCGAACTCGTCGAGGAGCGCGTCGGCCGGCAACACGCCTTCGGGCGGCCAATGACGGTGTGATGTATGGGCTTTGGCCACGTCGATCAAATGTTGGTCACCGACAACGAATTCCGAAGACCGCTCGGGTGCGTCTTCGAAGATGGTGCTCACCTGGACAGCGGCGGTGGACTCGTGACCGAACAACGGATTGGCGAACACGCGATGCTGCGAAGGTGGGCTTCCGGTGACCAAGGTGAGGATGTTCGGGTAGGTCGCCGAACACAGGACTGCCTCGGCCCCGTCGGGCCGCCAGGCTCCCGATATCGCGAGCTCGTACAGCGCGGGCATGACGTCGGGTCGCACCCAGCGGGCCCCGACGCCGTCGAGGATGACGAAGACGACCGCGGCCTGCTTCACGACGCGAAGACCCGGACGTCTTCGGGGGCGACCGCCACCGCGACGCGCTGACCGGGACGGAAGGTGCTCGCTGCGCGCGAGGGCATGTCGACGTGCACCGTGTGTCCGTCCACCGTCAGGTAAACCCGGCTGGTGGCGCCGAGGAACACCACCACATCGACGGTGCCGACGATGCCCTCATCGGTGATGCGCACGTCTTCGGGCCGGAACACAGCCATCACCTTCCCGTTCGATTCGTCGGGGGCGGGCACCGCGAACCCCTGGCCCCACCGCACGACGCGGTCGGGTCCGACCGGGAGTTCCAGGGCATTGCGGGAGCCGACGAACGTTGCCGCGAAGCGCGAGGACGGACGCTCGTAGATCTCGGCCGGCGCTGCGGCCTCCAGGATGCGTCCGCGATCCATCACCGCGACGCGGTCGGCGACGGCCATGGCCTCGGATTGGTCGTGGGTGACGAAAACCGCTGTGGTACCGACACGATGCTGGATACGGCGGATCTCGTCACGCAAGTCGGTGCGGATAGCCGCGTCCAGCGCAGCCAGTGGTTCGTCGAGCAGCAGCACGTCGGGCTCGGGAGCCAGCGCGCGTGCCAGTGCCACGCGCTGTTGCTGACCGCCGGACAGTTGGTTGGGGTAGCGCTCGGCCAGACCGGCCATGCCGATCAGATCGAGCAGTTCGGCCACTCGTGCCGTGCGCGCCGCGCGGGAGAGCCTTCTGATGGTCAGTGGAAACGCGACGTTCTCCGCGACCGTCATGTTGGGGAACAGCGCGTAGTTCTGGAACACCATGCCGATCGGGCGCTGGCGGGCCGGGACGTGGGTGACGTCACGGTCGCCGATGCGGATCACACCGCGGTCGATACCGTTGAGCCCGGCGATCGCACGCAGCAACGTGGTCTTGCCGCAACCCGACGGGCCGAGCAGCGCGACCATCTGACCGGGCTCGATATCCAGCGACACGTCGTCGAGAGCTGTTGTGGCGCCGTAGGTTTTGGACGCTGAATCGATCTTTACTGCGCTGGGCACGCCGTCTCCTATCGCTTGTGGGTGGTGTCGATGCCGGGCAGCAGACGCAACGGTTCGCCCTTGGCGGTGCGTGCGATCAGCACCGACACGACGAACATCAGCACGAACGTGAACATCGCCATGACGGCGACACCGTTGGGATTGCCCCGGGTGTCCTGCAGCGCCGAGACCTGCCAGACCGGCAGCGTCTCGAACGAGTTGCCGGTGATCACCCGTGCGATCGAGTACTCGCCGAACGAGGTGGCGAACGTCAGGATCGCGCCGGTGAGAATTCCCGTGCGGATGTTGGGGATGACGACCCGCAGCAGCGTCGACATCGGAGACGCGCCGGAGGTCTCGGCCGCCTCGGACAATTGACGGACCCCGGCTGCGGCCATCGCACCGTCCACTGGCCACAGAAAGAACGGAAACGCCAGTGCCACGTGGCCCAGCACCACCAGAAGCGGGCTGGCTTCCCAGGGCTGGGTTACCTCACTGGCCCCGGCCAGACGCTTGATGCCGTAGGCCAGCACCACGAAGGGCAGTGCGAACGGCAACAGCGCGCACAGTTGCATGGTCGTGCGGATCCGCGGGTTGCGGATATAGCCCCAGTACAGCGCCGGCAGTACCAACGCGGCCACCAGCACCACCGTCACGCCCGCCAGCCAGAACGAGCGGGTCAGGGCCTCGATGACACGAGGCTCGCTGAGGGTCCTGGTCCACCAGCTCAGCGTGAAACCATCGGGCAGGGCCTGCCCGCGCCACACGGTGGCCACCGAGTACAACAGCGTCGCCACGATAGGCAGGGCGAGAAAGATGCCCCACAGGCCCAACAGTGTCCACCGCGGAAGACCTTGGCGTATCACCGGACTCCCTCCAGACGCGCCAGCATGCGCGACGCGATGAGCCGGTAGGCCAGCAATGCCACTGCGGAGATGACCATCAGCAGCACCGCCAGTGCCGCGGCGCGCTCGAATCGGTTGGACCCTCCGGTGGCCGAGAACAGGAAGTTACCCAGCCGGGTGGTGATCAGCGACGTCGTCGTCGTCTCACCGAGCAGCGCGAAGGGCACCGAGAACTGACCCAGCGACCAGGCGAACGTCAGCACCCATCCGGAGAGCAGGAACGGGAACAGCACCGGCAACCCGACGTGGCGCCAGTAATGCCAGCGGGTGCCGCCGGCGGCCTGGACTGCCTCCCACCACTGCACGCGCAGCACCGACATCGCCGGCAGCACCAGCAGCACGTAGAGCGGCAGGATGAAGTACATGTAGGTCACCACCAGACCCCAGTACGAGTACAGGTTGAAACCCCAGACGTAGCCGAACCAGTCCTGGAGCAGCAGCCGGACAAACCCCACCGCGCCCAGCGTCGCGACCATCGCGATGGCCAGCGACGCACCGCCGAAGTTGGCGACGACGTTGAGCAGGGCCTGCGCCGACGCGCGGCCGCGACGGGCCAACCCGGACACCACATAGGCCAGGACGGATCCGATGACCAGACACAGCGTGGCCACCATCGCCGCCAGGGTCAGCGAGCGGATCATCGCTTGGCGGGTGATCTGCTGAGCGAAGATGTCTCGCCAGGGGTCGAGGGTCCAGGCACCGTCCGGGCCGGCGAAACTGGTCCGGATCAGGTAGAGCGCCGCCGCGACGAGCAGACCTCCCGCGGTGAGCAGGAACGGGATGGCCGGACCCCACTGCGCGAGGACGGTGCGTGCCAGAGCCAGCCACCGTCGGTGCGGGTCCACCGCACCCGAACCCGCCGGCTCGGCGACCGGCGGATCGGGTGCCTCGCGCGTGGCAGTGGTCATCTGCCCGCGGTCAGGACGTCGTTCTCCCAGCGCTCGGCGACCACCGACGGGTGCGGCCACGCATCATCGGGGTACTGAATCACGTTGGTGTACTGGCTTTCCGGCAGCCAGCTCGTCTTCAGCTCAGCCGGTACCTCGAGCTCGCCGAGGGTGTAACGCACCGGCCGGGCGCCCACCCGGGCGAAGGTCAGCTGGCCCTCGTCGGACAGCGAATGGTCCAGTACCAGCTTGGCCAGGTCTGGGTCCTCGGTCTTCTTGTTGCACATCGTGGCCGACGGGCTCCACACACCACCCTCTTCGGGGATGACGATCTCGACGCCGACGCCCTTGTCTCGGACCAGATTTGCCGCCTGGATGTTGACGAAGTCATAGGCCAGTCGGATCGGCGTCTCGCCACGTTCGAAGGCGGCTGCGGAGTACTCGGCCTCGTTGCGTTGCCCCAACCGGAAGAATTCGGCCCAGTAGTCGATGGCGGCATCGAGGTCGAATTCACCCTGGTTCTGCGACAGTGCGGCCGCGGAGGAGAACACCGTTGCCTGACCGGTGCCCGACGTCACGGGGTTGGATATCGAGACCTTGCCCCGGTACTCCGGCTTGAGCAGGTCGCCGAACGACCTCGGTGGATTCGGCACGACATCGGTGTTGGTCATGATGGAGATGACGCCGACGGCCGTGGCCACCCAGCCGCCATCTGCGGCCTTGTACGACGCGGGCAGTTCAGCGGCGGCCTCGGGCGAATACTGGAGCAGGACGTCTTCCTCTTCGGCGACCTGCCCGAAGGCGATGCCGATGTCGGCGCACATCGGGGCGTTGGTGGTCTCGTTTTTGAACGCCGCGATTTCCTCCGCCGAGCTCATGTCGGTATCGATCCGGTTGACCGCCTTGACGGCGAATCCGTCGCAGTCCAACTGGTAGGTGTCACACACCGACTGATAGAACTCGCCGAAGTTGATCCAGTCGTCGGGCATGCCTGCGGTGCGGAATTGGCGGGCCTGCTCTTTGGCCGCTGCGGTATCCGGTGGAGCGGAGGCGTCAACGGACTCGGAGCTCGATCCGCCACACGCCGCCAGCTGCAGTGCGATCACGGTGAGGATGGCCGGCAGCAGCCGGGGCGATTTTCTCGGGGAACCGAACACGTACACGCTGCAGCCTCCTGTGGGGTTCGCGCGCGGCCACGGAAGGACTGCGCGATGGCTGCGACCCTCTACGGGCGCCACGACCATGCCCTGACCGCAGAGTGTTTGAACCGAGAACAGAAGGTAAAAAATTGGTATAGACCAAAAGGGGGACTGGGGAGTGCGCTCGGCCCTCGGAGTCCTGACCGGCTCTAGTTGGTGTCGGTGGGTGGGGGTGGTTGGTAGGGGTCATACCACCACCAGTGGGCGCGTTCGCCGGTCGGGCCGGGGTAGGGCGCCACGTCGGGTGCGGTGGTGGTGGGTGGGCGGGCCAGTGAGCCGGGGTGCAGTGTTTGGCCGGTGGAGTCGGTGACGGTGATGTTGTGTCCTGTGCCGGTGATGGTGATGGCCCCGCGGTGATGGGCGCGGTGATGCCAGGGACACAGCAGCACCAGGTTGTCCAGGTCGGTGGCTCCGCCGTCTTCCCAGTGTCGGAGGTGGTGGGCATGCAGGCCGCGGGTGGCCCCGCACCCGGGTACCGCGCAGGTGGGGTGGCGATACTCCAGGGCGCGGCGCAGTCGGCGGCTGATGGTGCGGGTGGTGCGCCCGGACCCGATCAGCTGACCGTCGCGTTCGAACCACACCTGGGCGGTGGCGTCACAACCGAGATACTGCCGCTCGGCGTCGGAGAGCAGCGGCCCCAGATGCAGCGCGGCGATCTTGTCGGCGACATCGACATGCACGATCACGGTGGTGTGCTGCCCGTGCGGGCGCGCCGCCACCTCGGCATCCCAGCCGGCCTCGACCAACGCCATGAACGCATCAACCCGGGTGGGCATCGGCGGCCGCACCCCCGGCCCCTCCTCGTCGTCGTCAGCAGGATCGTCGGTGTTGGTGGTGTGGTCGCGTTTCCAGTCGGCGATCAGCCCGTCGTGCTGGGATGCCAGCCCGGCTTCGAGTTTCGCTGATTCGATGGTCGGCAGCCAGATGGTCCAGCAGGTCATGTCCCCGTTGACCCGCGTACTGATCGACGGCCTCGGCTGTGGACGTGGATCGGGATC from Mycobacterium sp. SMC-4 includes:
- a CDS encoding HD family phosphohydrolase codes for the protein MDPVSEVDELLQSLRGVWDEEAVDELDHALQAAARARDDGADDELVLAAALHDLAHSPLLGPVSDDRHDRVAQLWLTPRFGSRVGWLAGAHVVAKRYLAATDPRYAATLSTTSVCSLEHQGGPGLDLDFVTHPWRDDALRLRRYDDAAKDPYASGMTIEDVLAVAARLAQA
- a CDS encoding GntR family transcriptional regulator codes for the protein MNRLPKAHVVRIGVDEILAGLDEGDPVPPERELALRFGVARETVRQALHELLVEGRIARRGRGTVVAQPKLVQRLSLQSYTEGAARQGHVPGRRLVGWEVVSATAELASALDVSPGADVMHLERVLLVDGQGIGLESTYLATSRFGYLLDTFDPTTSLYAAIRAGGVEFGHAVERIETVLASPREATLLESSTAMPMLLLNRRSFDTAGQPIETVRALYRGDRISFETVLS
- a CDS encoding alkaline phosphatase family protein; the protein is MKQAAVVFVILDGVGARWVRPDVMPALYELAISGAWRPDGAEAVLCSATYPNILTLVTGSPPSQHRVFANPLFGHESTAAVQVSTIFEDAPERSSEFVVGDQHLIDVAKAHTSHRHWPPEGVLPADALLDEFGYAADRAVLPHALDAVERRPDLLVVHFNGPDTASHLHGPDSAEAGQAYRATDAALAELVDALGSRWEDLVLLIASDHDQETIHDGHRIDLAGLALRRGVHAQVFHEGTAAVVLGPDADDERWLTDIPGIERSWLCEPGLRVVASEPYAWFSTADCAQRRGAHGGPRTRDQVAVASGGHPMVARIAQSWAAQRPRAQDWAGLVSAGLAQHRLE
- a CDS encoding ABC transporter ATP-binding protein, yielding MPSAVKIDSASKTYGATTALDDVSLDIEPGQMVALLGPSGCGKTTLLRAIAGLNGIDRGVIRIGDRDVTHVPARQRPIGMVFQNYALFPNMTVAENVAFPLTIRRLSRAARTARVAELLDLIGMAGLAERYPNQLSGGQQQRVALARALAPEPDVLLLDEPLAALDAAIRTDLRDEIRRIQHRVGTTAVFVTHDQSEAMAVADRVAVMDRGRILEAAAPAEIYERPSSRFAATFVGSRNALELPVGPDRVVRWGQGFAVPAPDESNGKVMAVFRPEDVRITDEGIVGTVDVVVFLGATSRVYLTVDGHTVHVDMPSRAASTFRPGQRVAVAVAPEDVRVFAS
- a CDS encoding ABC transporter permease; this encodes MIRQGLPRWTLLGLWGIFLALPIVATLLYSVATVWRGQALPDGFTLSWWTRTLSEPRVIEALTRSFWLAGVTVVLVAALVLPALYWGYIRNPRIRTTMQLCALLPFALPFVVLAYGIKRLAGASEVTQPWEASPLLVVLGHVALAFPFFLWPVDGAMAAAGVRQLSEAAETSGASPMSTLLRVVIPNIRTGILTGAILTFATSFGEYSIARVITGNSFETLPVWQVSALQDTRGNPNGVAVMAMFTFVLMFVVSVLIARTAKGEPLRLLPGIDTTHKR
- a CDS encoding ABC transporter permease subunit — protein: MTTATREAPDPPVAEPAGSGAVDPHRRWLALARTVLAQWGPAIPFLLTAGGLLVAAALYLIRTSFAGPDGAWTLDPWRDIFAQQITRQAMIRSLTLAAMVATLCLVIGSVLAYVVSGLARRGRASAQALLNVVANFGGASLAIAMVATLGAVGFVRLLLQDWFGYVWGFNLYSYWGLVVTYMYFILPLYVLLVLPAMSVLRVQWWEAVQAAGGTRWHYWRHVGLPVLFPFLLSGWVLTFAWSLGQFSVPFALLGETTTTSLITTRLGNFLFSATGGSNRFERAAALAVLLMVISAVALLAYRLIASRMLARLEGVR
- a CDS encoding ABC transporter substrate-binding protein, whose translation is MYVFGSPRKSPRLLPAILTVIALQLAACGGSSSESVDASAPPDTAAAKEQARQFRTAGMPDDWINFGEFYQSVCDTYQLDCDGFAVKAVNRIDTDMSSAEEIAAFKNETTNAPMCADIGIAFGQVAEEEDVLLQYSPEAAAELPASYKAADGGWVATAVGVISIMTNTDVVPNPPRSFGDLLKPEYRGKVSISNPVTSGTGQATVFSSAAALSQNQGEFDLDAAIDYWAEFFRLGQRNEAEYSAAAFERGETPIRLAYDFVNIQAANLVRDKGVGVEIVIPEEGGVWSPSATMCNKKTEDPDLAKLVLDHSLSDEGQLTFARVGARPVRYTLGELEVPAELKTSWLPESQYTNVIQYPDDAWPHPSVVAERWENDVLTAGR
- a CDS encoding HNH endonuclease signature motif containing protein, encoding MSSVATDSGADVGSPAERLAVLFDEVAELCGQRNAIDGRLVQIVAEIDRDGLWGITGCRSVAALVAWKTGVSPNNATSMVAIADRLTEFPRCVTGLREGRLSLDQVAVIAQRAGAGSDGHYAELAQSATVTQLRTAIKLEPRPDPDPRPQPRPSISTRVNGDMTCWTIWLPTIESAKLEAGLASQHDGLIADWKRDHTTNTDDPADDDEEGPGVRPPMPTRVDAFMALVEAGWDAEVAARPHGQHTTVIVHVDVADKIAALHLGPLLSDAERQYLGCDATAQVWFERDGQLIGSGRTTRTISRRLRRALEYRHPTCAVPGCGATRGLHAHHLRHWEDGGATDLDNLVLLCPWHHRAHHRGAITITGTGHNITVTDSTGQTLHPGSLARPPTTTAPDVAPYPGPTGERAHWWWYDPYQPPPPTDTN